The segment tttttattgcaTTCTCACGCAtaagaaaattctaaaatgtgtcataatatatatttgaaattaattaaacaagttaattaaataataaaatcttcagTAATGCTAGAGTACCTCCACTAAAAGAGAGAATCCCACAAGAGGAATTCCATTGATTACTTTTAGATCTTTAATCATAAGTTCTTCAAGAGTTAATTCGCTAATATCTGTTTTTGCCTTTACAAGTTTGTTAAATGTCTCGGTTCTATCAGATGTGAGTCCACCAAGTTTCTCAATAGCATTTAACACATCAATATCAGTAGCAGTTGCTCGACCAGCTTCCTTCGACATGTTGTAGGTGTCAACCAATATTGGACCTGgggaatatacataattaaaataaattcgtaattattaatgaagttTACTACGTATAATACCTCGTAAAAGACTTGAAAGTTGAGCATCCAATATGTCAggatttttttgtagaacatTGCGTGCTACAAGAGTGCTGCAGCTTCCCACGGTTTCTATGTTTAATGATACATTGGACCATGACCAGGCTGGGTCCAATGGTCGATGATCGATAATCGCTATAACTGAAAGTTTCAATGTGATATCTTCATTCGGAAGAGTATGATGGTCGACTAAAATCAGCTCCAGCCTCTTGCAAGCATCATTCTGCAGATTTTGCAAATTGATCTGATCTCTGTCGAAGATCAACTCAAGTAGCATAAAAATCAGATTGTTCTCCAGAACTCAAGGACTCACCTGAATGTTATTAAGTTTAATGGGATGTTATGAGATCTTAAGCTATAAACTACTTCCGTTTTAATACGAAATTCCTTCTCTGGGATATTCATGACTGGTATCACTGCGATATTGCTCTGCCCACGGTTTTTAGTGTCGACATATTCTAATAATCCTTGAACCAGGGCGCATACAGCAGAATCCAAATCGCACGTTTGATTTCCCAGAACAACACGAATTGTTTGATATGATGATAACTGCgactgaaataaaatacaagagaCAAATTAGATAAAATGGTAGACTTTTacagattaaaatattctgaaaatgtATGCAGCAATTTTTTACCAAAGCAGTCTTTGACACATTGAGAAAAGATTCCATAGCTCCTTGCGCTTGCATtatatattcctttttttctttttcttctgtgTGTTCTATAAACACACAATcaccttttattattatgtttttttttaaatttaatatgttttcttACATACCTTGaatcatattaatttgaaagttAATTTAGGTTAGATTTCTCTAGTTTTTCAACACACGCATGCGTAATTTGAATTTGTACGTCTATTGTATGTACACAATCATTAGCACTGTACCAGTTTcaagaaagaatttaaattgataactGTAACAAGGATTATAGATATCGTAGAATATGTGTTCAACTAGACATATCATTCAAACGGTGCATTCTtctacaaaatg is part of the Linepithema humile isolate Giens D197 chromosome 3, Lhum_UNIL_v1.0, whole genome shotgun sequence genome and harbors:
- the pn gene encoding exopolyphosphatase PRUNE1, giving the protein MIQEHTEEKEKKEYIMQAQGAMESFLNVSKTALSQLSSYQTIRVVLGNQTCDLDSAVCALVQGLLEYVDTKNRGQSNIAVIPVMNIPEKEFRIKTEVVYSLRSHNIPLNLITFRDQINLQNLQNDACKRLELILVDHHTLPNEDITLKLSVIAIIDHRPLDPAWSWSNVSLNIETVGSCSTLVARNVLQKNPDILDAQLSSLLRGPILVDTYNMSKEAGRATATDIDVLNAIEKLGGLTSDRTETFNKLVKAKTDISELTLEELMIKDLKVINGIPLVGFSLLVENFLMRENAIKTIEKFGNNRNCSVIVLIGQDLSSERVSRDIAVFSTLSNQLGNDIILALTSSTQPYLNLELIKEILDEKYSLRLYKQGNVKVTRKQILPIVQKVALNRNEEI